One Setaria viridis chromosome 5, Setaria_viridis_v4.0, whole genome shotgun sequence genomic region harbors:
- the LOC117855307 gene encoding uncharacterized protein — protein sequence MSSSYQALLSLSPADWIGGSEYAGDGDDAASAVVSGYLSFDIGVDDVGEEEYYHHHPPEPAAFHAEPQQAPETLLLDTLQAQADYCASGVAGSSSEGELGKQSHTDASALTSEQRDNGFTASTGGGARGLRLPLPAAAARKRDGGGRIAFKTRSEVDVLDDGYRWRKYGKKLVKNSPNPRNYYRCSSAGCGVKKRVERARDDESFVITTYDGVHNHPS from the exons ATGTCCTCCTCGTACCAGGCTCTGCTCTCGCTGAGCCCCGCGGACTGGATCGGCGGCAGCGAgtacgccggcgacggcgatgacGCTGCATCCGCCGTGGTGTCCGGCTACCTCTCCTTCGACATCGGCGTTGATGATGTCGGCGAGGAGGAGtactaccaccaccacccgccggagccggcggcgtTCCATGCGGAGCCGCAGCAGGCGCCGGAGACGCTGCTCCTCGACACGCTCCAAGCCCAAGCCGACTACTGCGCCAGTGGCGTAGCCGGAAGTAGCAGCGAAGGTGAGCTCGGCAAGCAGAGCCACACGGACGCGTCGGCGCTCACCTCAGAGCAGCGCGACAA TGGCTTCACTGctagcaccggcggcggcgcgaggggcctccgcctccccctcccggcggcggcggcgcggaagagggacggcggcgggaggatCGCGTTCAAGACGCGGTCGGAGGTGGACGTGCTGGACGACGGCTACCGGTGGCGCAAGTACGGCAAGAAGCTGGTGAAGAACAGCCCCAACCCGAGGAACTACTACCGGTGCTCCAGCGCGGGGTGCGGGGTGAAGAAGCGAGTGGAGCGGGCGAGGGACGACGAGAGCTTCGTCATCACCACCTACGACGGCGTCCACAACCACCCCTCCTAA